The Theobroma cacao cultivar B97-61/B2 chromosome 2, Criollo_cocoa_genome_V2, whole genome shotgun sequence genome includes the window TTTTGGCCTACCGTCAACAGCAGTGAGAAGCTTGGTTGTTTTGTGCGGTTCAATCTTAAATGCCTTGGTCCTCATTATCCACATTAACGCGGAGATCACTTCGAAGCTTGTAGGAGGTGCAGCAAATTCATCTTGCTTAGCCATTAGCTTAAGTTGGTCAATTTTTTTGGGTTCAAAGCAGAAGGATTGATATACGATGGGTTCCTGCATTTGTAAGGTCATATTTTTCGTTGGCCTTTCTTTCCCCACGTATTCAGGATGGGGAATGTCAATCCGAGGAGGTTGCCTTGCAGATAATATGGACCGGTCGAGATACGGATCAACAGATAAGGGCAGGCCTTTGGTTATTTGAGCCCAAGAATTTAAGAAATCTGCTAACGCTTTACCGTCAACAAGGACATGCTTCATTGCTATGCCAAGAACAGTCCCTCCACATTTGAATCTTGTGATCTGAAGAACATAAACGACGACGTTGATTAGCAAGCTATGATAATATCCGATAATAATGTACAATAAAGAATTTGCAGCTTGAAGTAATTTCAAAGAGAGTGCTATATACACTTCCAAAATCCCCTGCCAAAGGATTAGGCAATGCTACTTTGATGTTCTAGTGCTCATATCCATTCCTAAATGCACAGtattttcatgtttatttcatttttgaaCAGGGAATGATCATTCTTGAAAactcaaaatattaatacGGATTCCCCCCATGGTATTAACTATTTcaagtttcataaaataaaactcataTAAATATTGGCAAAAATAATCTTATTCATTACACGAGCTAATTACTAATGTTACTATATAAAATATcacattaatattttgataataaaattttcatattttaataatatttttaaaaaataaattaaaagaggaaaaataaaaatagataaaaatttaaattaaattaaattaaatttatcatatcaatattttaatattaaattactaatgttttaatattattttataaaattattaatgtttctataatattttaataaaaagaaattaaaataaaaaaagaaaaataaaagtaaaaagaaattaaaataaaatttatattaatattttatcccaaccTAACATGCCGATGGAAGTAAGGTATCTCATCTCCCATTAGCAAGGGGTGAAAATTGATGGCTCCTATGGAACGTTTCCACGGTTGGGccaatatattttaaatttgtaaGCCAAGCCCACAATCAGACTTAGATTTACTTTATTAGGCTCAAGATCCGTCTACTCCaatcaatatataaaataatccaaaataaaaccgtaaaaatggaaaaagtttTATAGTGATAGCATTTGTTTTTAAGTTacataataattcaaataaatatatttataacttatttgacttaatttttttagtttaaaagctattataaagttcttatgaaaataataacttaaattttttttttaaaagtgcTTGATTAATATATCTCGAGGCTAAAATGTCATGGTGAGTCTTGAAAATATAAGATAGATTTGTTTGgtatatttacttttataagtttctttttatagattctaattttgattaaaattaccaaaaaaagtatttaataaataacattctattaatcatgaatttctttatttacaATGTAAAAAagttaactttattttttatttattgaaaacaaatttttgaaaatataaaatatatttttataaaacataatgtttataattaataataaatcatataaaaataaaaacggATAATGTTAGgcttatttttaatagatgatgacatttttgaaacaaaaagaaaatttttcttaaaaagttgacatgtttttaaaagaagaaaaaagaaagctcCTCCCtagaatttttcttgaagctatttttttaataaaatcttaaactatagaagaaattttttttatcttttcatgtagtatttaaatattaatatgtaaattaatttttgattaaattttttaataatatttaaatattattaatatataaatttttaataaaatatacttTTTGACTCCACTACCTACAAAATTACAAAAGAATTAGTGAATTAATGAGTATCATTaagtatataaaattttttataagtagaataataaataaatatttttctaattgaGTGGTGTCACATAACACCACTGCGGCAACATCATGAACGTGGTTCCGCCCTTGATATAGTTTtgacaataaatttaaattagtattagtgaaatctattttcaatCATTAATAAATCTatctttcaaataaaaaaaataacaacatttgatttatgaataatgtataaaattatGGATCAATTACTGTAAACTCTTAAAAAACTTTGACATATCAAACAATGACATGCAGCATGTACCTGCACCGTTAACAAAGGTACGTCAAGTATGCTTTCCACATTATCAAGGTTGTGTACGAGTTGTCGTAACTTCACAGGATCAACCCTGCTGATATCACCCAATTCTTCGATGGTGTAATTGGAAACTGCCTCAACAAATGGCACGCCTTCCCCAGAGCACCGCACAATCATTTTCTCGTCCCAAGTTTCAGAGAGACAACCTGCGAAAGGATGAAACTTGACCAAGATCTTAGCCAGTGATTCCTTGATAATGTCAGCAGCATTCTCCGTTCTTTTTCTGTATGCAAACGCGATCTCGATGGGATAAGGAAATGTCTGGTCAAGGTTGGAAAGAAGATACAAGCCATCCAATGTTTTTTCGGCGGGACGGACTAGAACAGGTTCCTGCTTCTTCACTGTTAATATTTTGCCAGTTTCGTTGCAAGCCTCCATTTTAGTTTCCTTCTTTAATTCACAAACTAACGCAGTACGTTAGTGcactattttttattgaaataagCCACGCTACAAAAACAAAGGAGAGAGATTAGTAGTTGTTGAAATAATAAGTTGATTTTCATAGgattaaaaaacaaacaaaagacaGTTGGTTAATGCTAGATATGCTTTCTTAGTGGACTTTGAAGTGGTGGGTGCATGAACATTGAGAAAATAAAGTGGAGATATCCAGAGAGAT containing:
- the LOC18608283 gene encoding omega-hydroxypalmitate O-feruloyl transferase; this encodes MEACNETGKILTVKKQEPVLVRPAEKTLDGLYLLSNLDQTFPYPIEIAFAYRKRTENAADIIKESLAKILVKFHPFAGCLSETWDEKMIVRCSGEGVPFVEAVSNYTIEELGDISRVDPVKLRQLVHNLDNVESILDVPLLTVQITRFKCGGTVLGIAMKHVLVDGKALADFLNSWAQITKGLPLSVDPYLDRSILSARQPPRIDIPHPEYVGKERPTKNMTLQMQEPIVYQSFCFEPKKIDQLKLMAKQDEFAAPPTSFEVISALMWIMRTKAFKIEPHKTTKLLTAVDGRPKFKPALPECFFGNGIAWSCAQCTAGDLVQKPFSFAVNIVHEAIKEVTEDYIKSAIDYYELTRGGLEMENTCWISKWSRLTFYDLDFGWGKPQQVAPASMVDNLVLTLSQEKDSKNIILSLGLPESVMKEFQMLMLSELNRE